A genomic segment from Cricetulus griseus strain 17A/GY chromosome 8, alternate assembly CriGri-PICRH-1.0, whole genome shotgun sequence encodes:
- the Tmsb10 gene encoding thymosin beta-10 isoform X2 produces the protein MADKPDMGEIASFDKAKLKKTETQEKNTLPTKETIEQEKRSEIS, from the exons ATGGCAGACAAGCCGGACATGGGGGAAATCGCCAGCTTCGATAAGGCCAAGCTGAAGAAGACCGAGACGCAGGAGAAGAACACCCTGCCGACCAAAGAGA CCATTGAACAGGAAAAGAGGAGTGAAATTTCCTAA